The Deinococcus terrestris nucleotide sequence TCGCCGCCGCCAAGACGCGGATGCGCGAGCTGGCGGCGACCTACGCGAGCGGGCTGCCGGGGCTGGATACGCACAGCCTCCTCGCCGGGTTGGACGCCACCCTGCGGTTCCTGCCGATGGGGGACCGTGACGGCGCCTATGACCCCGAGCACCGCGTCGTGCTGATCAACAGCCGGGTGCGGCCCGAACGCCAGCGCTTCACCCTGGCCCATGAGATCAGCCACGCCCTGCTGCTGGGCGACGATGACCTGCTCAGCGACCTCCACGACGCCTACGAGGGCGAGCGGCTGGAGCAGGTCATCGAGACGCTGTGCAACGTGGGCGCCGCCGCGCTGCTGATGCCAGACGCCCTGATCGACGAGGTGATGGCGCGGCATGGCCCCAGCGGGCAGGCCCTCGCGGAGCTGGCCCGCCGCGCCGACGTGAGTGCGAGCAGTGCCCTGTATGCCCTGGCCGAGAGAACCACCGCCCCTGTTCTTTACGCCGTCTGTGCCGTGAGCCGCCTCGACACGGAGGACGAGGAGGCATCGCCCGGCAAGGGCCTGACCGTGCGGGCGAGCAGCGGCGCTCCCGGCGTCAAATACAGTCTGCGCCCCGGCACACCCATCCCCGACGACCACCCGGTCGCGGTGGCGCTGGCGACCCGGCTCCCGCTCGCGCAGGAGAGCTACGTGCCCTTCCGCTCGGGGCGGCGAATGCCCGCCTACGTGGACGCCTTTCCGGAGCGGCAGCGCGTGCTGGTGAGTTTCGCGCTGGGGCAGCGGAGCGAGCGGGCGGGAGAGGAGGCGGGTGAGTAGCTCCTGGCCAGAGCGTCAGCACCGCCTGACCTTTGGCTTCCCGGTGCCGGGTGGCGTCCGCACCCCGGAGGGCTGGGAAGTCACCTGGACGGGCTGCGCGGTAATGGGCATCCTCAACGTGACGCCCGACAGCTTCAGCGACGGGGGCCGTCACGCCGGGCTGGAGGCGGCCCTGGCCCACGCCCGCGCGATGCGGGACGCGGGGGCCTTCATGATCGACGTGGGGGGCGAGAGCACCCGGCCCGGCGCCGATCCGGTGCCCGCCGACGTGGAAATCGACCGGGTGCGCCCGGTGCTGCGGGCGCTGGCGGGCGAGAGCGTACTGCTCAGCGTGGATACCCTCAAGCCCGAGGTGGCGCGGGCGGCACTGGAGGCGGGAGCACACCTCGTCAACGACGTGTCAGGCTTGCGCGATCCCGCTATGGTGGCTGCATGCGCGGAGGCCGGGGCCGCCGCCTGCGTGATGCACATGCAGGGCGAGCCGCGCACCATGCAACACGCCCCGCACTACGGCGACGTGATGGCCGAGGTTCACGGGTATCTGCGGTCCCAGGCACAGCGGGTACAGGCGGCGGGGGTGCCCTCCGTGCTGCTTGACCCCGGCCTCGGCTTCGGGAAGACCGTGGAGCACAACCTCGCGCTGCTGCGGGCGCTGCCGGACCTGACGGACGGGCAGTGGCCGGTGCTGGTGGGCGCCAGCCGCAAGGGGCTGATTGGCCGCCTCGCGGACGTGCCCGTGGCCTCGGAGCGCGACCCCGGCAGCCTCGCCCTGCACCTGCACGCGGCGCGGCAGGGGGCGGCGATGGTGCGGGTGCACGCGGTGGCCGCGCATGTTCAGGCGCTGCGGGTGCAAGCGGCGCTGAATGGGACCAACGGAGCAGGCCCGCTACAATCGCCCGCATGAGCCGCGTGGTGCTGGAGGGACTGGAGTTTCATGCCCGGCACGGCGTCTTTGAGTCGGAGGCGGCGCTGGGTGCCCGCTTTGTGGTGGACGCCGAGCTGCACTGGGCCTTCGCGGGGATTGCCGACGACCTCGCGGCGGCCGTCAATTACGCTGCCGTCTACGCCTCCATCCGCGAGGAGGTGACGGGTGAGCGCCACCTCTTGATCGAGGTGCTCGCCGACCGCATCGCCCGGCGGCTGCTGCGCGAGCATGGGCGGCTGGAGGCGGTCACCGTGCGGGTGCATAAGCCTTTCGCGCCCCTTCCCGGCGTCTTCCGCGACGTGTACGCCGAGCTGACCCTGCGGGCCGGCGAATGAGGGCGGCGTATGTGGCGCTCGGCGCGAACCTGGGGGACCCTCTGGCCGCTCTGCGTTGGGCCAGGGACGAGCTGGCGCGCCTGGGCACTGTGACTGGTGTGAGCGCCCTGTACCGCACGGCCCCGGTCGGGGGGCCGACAGGGCAGCCCGACTATCTCAATGCCGTGCTGCGCCTGGAGACGGCCCTGCGGCCACCTGACCTCCTTGCCGCGCTGCACCGGCTGGAGGCGGAGGCGGGACGCGAACGCCGCGAACGCTGGGAGGCCCGCACCCTCGACCTCGACCTTCTGCTGTGCGGGGAGGAGGTATGGGAGACGCCAGACCTGACCCTCCCGCATCCTCGCGCCTGGGACCGGGCCTTCGTGCTCGCGCCGCTGGCGGACCTCGCGCCGAGGCTGGCGCATCCGGTGACCGGGGAGCGGGTGGAGGCGGCCCTGGGACGGGTGGGCCGGGCAGGCGTCACGCGGGTGGCGGCCGACTGGTAGGCGAACAGACGGCCCGGTCCCCCCTGGGCACGCTATGCTGCGTCCCGACATGAGCGAGCTGACCTCCTCCAAGCGCAACGGGAACCTGGGCCGCACCCTGCTGTGGGTGGCGATCGTGCTCAGCGTGCTGCTGCTGGGCTTCGTGACCGCCCTGACCATTCGTGCCAACCCCTACGTCAGCGACCGCGAGGCGAACGGGGTCAGCAAGTACAAGTTCCTCGAAGCCTGCAAGGAACAGCTCGCCGAAGACGAACAGCTCGCCTCCCTCCAGGGCCTGCTGCAGCAGAGCGGCCAGCTTCAGGCCGGGCAGCGCCTGACCGCCGAGATCGCCCCCGAACCCGCCGACCTCGTGGCCAGCGTTCAGCCTGCCCAGGGCGGCGGCTGGACCCTGAATGTCCCCGCCAACATTCAGGTGAACGGTGGGGGCGCCCCACTGGGCCAGTTGCCCTTCCAGTGCGCCCACGACAAGGCCCAGAACCGCACGACCGCCCAGCTTCAGCTTCCGGGCGGGGTGTAGGAAGTCGCCAGCGGCCAGTCATCAACAAGGGGCCCCGGCCAGTGCTGGGGCTTTCTTTGTTCTCTGGCGACTGACGAGCTTTTAGAGCACTGTCTCCAGCCCGCTCAGACACTCCTCGGCAATCGCCCGCGCCAGGGGGTCACGGGTGGAGCGGGCGTAGCTCACGCCGAGGTGCAAGTGCTCCGGCCCCGCCTCGTCGCCCAGCAGGGCCAGCGTCTGATAGTAGGCGAGGTGGGTGTGGGCCAAGAGCACGTCGCGGGTGCGCTCGGGGGGCAGGGTCCGCAGCAGCCGCAGCGCTTCCTCGTAGGCCCCCACGGCCTGCTCCTGATCGCCCTCAACCGCCCATTCGCGCCCCAGTTGCAGGTGGCGGGCAGCAGTCAGGTAGGCGGGGCGCATGGAAGGAATTCTAACGCCAGCGGCTATGCTGCGCCCATGTTGGAGGGGGCGGGTCTGGGCTGGCTGGGCGCGGCGCTGCTGATCCTGGCCGGCTACGGCTGGGGCACTCGCGTGTCGGCGGGGCGCTCGCCCCTGCCGCTGGGCTGGATGCTGGCGCTGACCCTGGGGGCAAGTGTGTTGGGGCTGGCGCTGACCATTGAGGCTTTTCTGAGCCACCAGGACGGCCCGCTGGTGACCGGCGCGGTGGGCGCCCTCGCGGCGGCGGCGCTGGCGGTGTTCACGGCGCGGGAATGATAGGGAATGGGCTCCCTTATGCTGGCGTATGGTCCAGCCCATTTCAGGCCGGTTGACTTTATTGGTGGCCGCCATGCTCCTTTCTTCGGCCCTGGCCTGTCCGGTCAAGCCCGGCACCGTCGCGAACAGCCTGTTCAAGGACACGCGGCGGCTCACGCCGATCTGCGGCCCGCTGTACCTGACCTTCAAACAGGCCATGTCCGGAGTGAAATGGACCGAGATGTACGCCCTGGACGCCAAGACGGGCGCCGCGCAGACCGCCTACGTGCTCGCCGGTCTTCAGAAGGGCGGGTACAGGAAGGTCAAGGAGGCGAGGACGCCCCGCAGCCAGACCTATCTCTTCCAGCGCGGCAAGAACACCATCACGGCGGTGGTCGGCCACTCGGGACCCGTGCAGTATCTCGGGTTGGCGGGGCAGTGACAGCAGAGTTCGACGACAGGACGAGGCCGCTTCTCCCCGTTGGAGAAGCGGCCTCTCTGGCCTGCCTTTAGTCCCGGCGGGGCGGGCGCGGTCCCCGGTCCCGGTCGCCGCCGGAGCGGGGAGCACGGGGCTCGCGGGGGGCAATCTTGCCCTCCAGCTCGGGGCGAATCAGGTCGATCTTGCCCCGGTCGTCCACGTTGACGATCTTGACCCGGAGTTTGTCCCCGACGTTCAGCACGTCCTCGACGGCCTGAATGCGCTCCTCGCTCATCTGCGAGATGTGCAGCATTCCGTCCTGACCGGGGAAGAGGTTGACGAAGGCGCCGAAGGGCGCGGTCTTGACCACCGTGCCCTCGTACTCCTCGCCCACGCGGGCGGTCTTGGTCAGGCCCTCGATGCGGGCGCGGACGGCCTCGGCGGCGGCGCTGTCGGCCGAGAAGATGCGGACCGAGCCGTCCTCCTCGACCGTGATCTGGGCGCCCATCGCCTCGAGTTCGCGGATCTGCTTGCCGCCCGGCCCAATCACCTTGCCGATCAGCTCGGGGTTGATCTTGAGGCTGACGATCCGGGGAGCGGTGGGCGACAGCTCGGGGCGCGGCGCGGGCAGCACTTCGGCCATCTTGCCCAGGATGTGCAGCCGGGCGTCGCGGGCCTGAGCGAGCGCTTCCCGCATGATCGCCGGGGTGATGCCGCCCACCTTGATGTCCATCTGGAGGGCCGTCACGCCCTCGGCGGTCCCGCAGACCTTGAAGTCCATGTCGCCCAGCGCGTCTTCCAGGCCCAGGATGTCGGTGAGGATGCGGTAGCGCCCGTCCTCGATGACCAGGCCCATCGCCACGCCCGCGACCGGCGCCCTCAGGGGCACGCCCGCGTCCATCAGCGCGAGGGTCCCGGCGCACACGGTCGCCATGCTGCTCGACCCGTTGGACTCCAGCACCTCGCCCACCACGCGCAGCACGTAAGGGAACTCCTCGAAGGAGGGCAGCACCGCCCGGATCGCCCGCTTGGCGAGGTTGCCGTGTCCGACCTCGCGCCGGGACTGCCCGCCCATGCGCTTGACCTCGCCCGTGGAGTAGGGCGGGAAGTTGTAGTGCAGCAGGAACTTGTCGTTCTCCTCGGTGGTGAGGTCGTCCACCAGAATCTCGTCGCGCTCGGTGCCCAGGGTGGCGACCCCCAGCACCTGCGTCTCGCCGCGCGTGAAGATCGCGCTGCCGTGGGCGCGGGGCAGGGACCGGGTCTCGATCCAGATGGGGCGCACGGTGCGCGAGTTGCGCCCGTCGGCCCGCAGGTCCTCTTCCAGGATGAGGCGGCGCAGTTCCTGCTTTTCCACCTTGCCGAAGGCGCTTTTTAGGGCCAGGATGCGTTCCTCGGCGCCCTCGACCTCGCCCTCGATCATGCGGTCCTGAATGATGCGGTCGCGCAGGGCCTTGAGGTTGGCGCCGCGCTCCTTTTTCTTCACGGTGAGCAGCGCGTCGCGCAGCCCCGCCGTCCGCGCCGCCTCCATAAGTTCGGGCACGAGGTCCGGGGCGAGGTCGCCTTCCGCCAGAATGTTGAACTTCGGCGCCCCGAGTTCGGCCCGCATCTGCTCGATCAAGGACAGGACGCCCTGCATCTCCGCGTGGGCGAACTCGATGGCGCCCACCATCGTCTCCTCGTCCACGACCTGCGCCCCGGCCTCCACCATCATCACGGCGTCGCGGGTGCCCGCCACCACCAGGTCCAGGGTCGAGCGCGTGAGCTGGTCGGTGGTGGGGTTCAGCACGTACCCGCCGTCCACGAGGCCCACCCGCACGCAGGCGGTCGGCCCGCCCCAGGGGATGTCGCTGATGCTCAGGGCCGCCGACGCGCCGATGGGGCCGAGCACGTCGGGCAGGTTCTGCTGGTCGGCCGAGAGCACGGTGATGATGACCTGCGTCTCGTGGCGGTAGCCCTTGGGAAAGAGGGGCCGAATCTGGCGGTCGGTGATGCGGGCCGAGAGGATGGCCCGCTCGCCGGGGCGCCCCTCACGGCGGTGAAAGGAGCCGGGAATCTTGCCGACGGCGTAGTGCCGTTCCTCGAACTCGACGGTCAGGGGCAGGAAGTCCAGCGTGCTCCTGTCCTCGCGGGCCTGCGCGGTCACGAGGAGCATGGTGTCGCCGTAGCGCAGGGTGACGCTGCCGCTGACGAGCTTCGCCAGCTTGCCCGTCTCGATGCTCAGTTCGCGCCCGCCGAGCACCGTGGTGTAGGTCTTTCCGATCATGAGGGTGAGTCTATCCCGCCCCGCCGCACCCCGACGGGATGGTGGGTTGCGGTCGGCTCCAGACGTGTCAGGGTGGGGCCATGTCCATTCCCGCCGCTCCCTTTCCCGCCGCCTACTCCACTCTCTCGGCGCAGGCCCTGGCCGCCTGGGTGGAGGCGCGGTACTCCTGCACCGGCCCCGTCACCTGCACCCTGCTGCGGCGCGGCCTGAACGACACCTACCGGGTGACTGGACTGGCGGGCCGGGACCGCGCGGCACTGCGCGTCTACCGCTCGGGCTGGCGCTCGCCGGGAGAGGTGGAGTGGGAACTCGGCTTCCTGAGGCATCTGGCGGGGGCGGGATGTGCCGTCTCAGGGCCACTCCCGCAACCCGGCGGCGCGTGCTGGGAGGTGCTGGAGGCCGCCGAGGGGCCACGGGTCGCCGCCCTGTTCGGGTGGGTGGAGGGACGCTGGCTGGAGGCGGTGCCGGAGGACGCGGCGGCATACGGGAAGGCGGCGGCCCGTCTCCACACGGCCGCCGACCCCTTCCGCGCGGAGGGGCGCTTCGCCCTGGACCTGGACCATCTGCTGACCCAACCACTGGCGGTCATTCGCCCTCTGCTGGCAGAGTCCCCGGAGGTCTGGCAGGAACTGGAGGCCGCCGCCCACCGCACGCACGCGGCCCTGACCGCCCTGGCCCCGAGGCTGGAGTGGGGTCCCTGTCACGGCGACCTGCACGAGGGTAATGCCCGGCTGGAGGCGGACGGCACGGTGCGCCTCTTCGATTTCGACTGCGGCGGCCCCGGCTGGCGGGCTTACGATCTGGCGGTCTACGGGTGGAGCCTGTTTTCCAACAGCGGTCAGACCCCCGAGGCGGCGGAGGAAGCCTGGCGGGCCTTTCTCGCGGCCTATCAGAGCCTGCGCCCGCTGGGGGCGGCGGACCTCCAGGCCCTGCCCCTCTTCGTGACGGCGCGGGCCATCTGGTTCATGGGCCTGAACGCTGGCCGCGCCCACGAGTACGGCACCGAGGTCCCGGACCTGGGGTTTTTCCAGTACGGCCTGAAGTTCATCCGTGATTGGGAGGCGTGGCCAGAAGCCTGACCCGCGCTGGGCGTACACTCGCCCCATGTCCGCCCCCGCCACCCGCGACGTGCTCCTCACCTGCCCCCTCGACTGCCCCGACGCCTGCCGCCTGCGGATCACCCTGGAGCGTGGCGAGGACGGCCGCGAGCGGGCGGTGAAGCTGACCGGGGACGCGGCGCACCCGTATACGAAGGGTTTTGCCTGCGTGAAGACCGTTCACTACCCAGCGCGGCAGCACCACCCCGAGCGCCCCATTTACCCCCTGCGCCGGGTCAACCCCAAGACCGACCCCGAGCCGCAGTTCGAGCGGGTGACCTGGGACGAGGCGCTGGACGACATCGCGGCCCGGCTGCGGCATCTGCTGGACCGGAACGGTCCCTCGTCCATCCTGCGCTACCACTACGCGGGCACGATGGGCCTGATGGAGAACTCGCACGCCCACGCCCTGTGGCGGGCGCTGGGCACCCCCGAACTCGACGAGACGATCTGCGCGACGGCGGGCACGGCGGCCTGGGCGATGGGCTACGGCTCACGCCTGACGGTGGACCCGCTGGACGTGCCGCACGCCCGCCTGATCGTGCTGTGGGGCATCAACAGCCTGAGCACCCACAGCCACCTCACCCCGCAGATGACGGCGGCGCGGAAGGCAGGCGCCCGCATCATCCACGTGGACCCCTACCGCAACCGCACGAGCGGGTATGCCGACACCCACCTCAAGCTGAAGCCCGGCACAGACGCGGCACTCGCGCTGGGCGTGATGCACGAACTCTTCGCCCACGGCTGGACGGATGAGACATACATCACGGAGGCGACGACCGGGGTGGAGGACCTGCGCGAGGCCGCCCGCGAGTGGACGCCCGAACGCACGGCGGAGGTCACCGGGCTGACCGTGGAGGAGGTGCGTGACCTCGCCCACGCCATCGGGACCACTCGGCCCACCTA carries:
- a CDS encoding ImmA/IrrE family metallo-endopeptidase; amino-acid sequence: MRELAATYASGLPGLDTHSLLAGLDATLRFLPMGDRDGAYDPEHRVVLINSRVRPERQRFTLAHEISHALLLGDDDLLSDLHDAYEGERLEQVIETLCNVGAAALLMPDALIDEVMARHGPSGQALAELARRADVSASSALYALAERTTAPVLYAVCAVSRLDTEDEEASPGKGLTVRASSGAPGVKYSLRPGTPIPDDHPVAVALATRLPLAQESYVPFRSGRRMPAYVDAFPERQRVLVSFALGQRSERAGEEAGE
- the folP gene encoding dihydropteroate synthase → MSSSWPERQHRLTFGFPVPGGVRTPEGWEVTWTGCAVMGILNVTPDSFSDGGRHAGLEAALAHARAMRDAGAFMIDVGGESTRPGADPVPADVEIDRVRPVLRALAGESVLLSVDTLKPEVARAALEAGAHLVNDVSGLRDPAMVAACAEAGAAACVMHMQGEPRTMQHAPHYGDVMAEVHGYLRSQAQRVQAAGVPSVLLDPGLGFGKTVEHNLALLRALPDLTDGQWPVLVGASRKGLIGRLADVPVASERDPGSLALHLHAARQGAAMVRVHAVAAHVQALRVQAALNGTNGAGPLQSPA
- the folB gene encoding dihydroneopterin aldolase — protein: MSRVVLEGLEFHARHGVFESEAALGARFVVDAELHWAFAGIADDLAAAVNYAAVYASIREEVTGERHLLIEVLADRIARRLLREHGRLEAVTVRVHKPFAPLPGVFRDVYAELTLRAGE
- the folK gene encoding 2-amino-4-hydroxy-6-hydroxymethyldihydropteridine diphosphokinase, with product MRAAYVALGANLGDPLAALRWARDELARLGTVTGVSALYRTAPVGGPTGQPDYLNAVLRLETALRPPDLLAALHRLEAEAGRERRERWEARTLDLDLLLCGEEVWETPDLTLPHPRAWDRAFVLAPLADLAPRLAHPVTGERVEAALGRVGRAGVTRVAADW
- the pnp gene encoding polyribonucleotide nucleotidyltransferase, producing MIGKTYTTVLGGRELSIETGKLAKLVSGSVTLRYGDTMLLVTAQAREDRSTLDFLPLTVEFEERHYAVGKIPGSFHRREGRPGERAILSARITDRQIRPLFPKGYRHETQVIITVLSADQQNLPDVLGPIGASAALSISDIPWGGPTACVRVGLVDGGYVLNPTTDQLTRSTLDLVVAGTRDAVMMVEAGAQVVDEETMVGAIEFAHAEMQGVLSLIEQMRAELGAPKFNILAEGDLAPDLVPELMEAARTAGLRDALLTVKKKERGANLKALRDRIIQDRMIEGEVEGAEERILALKSAFGKVEKQELRRLILEEDLRADGRNSRTVRPIWIETRSLPRAHGSAIFTRGETQVLGVATLGTERDEILVDDLTTEENDKFLLHYNFPPYSTGEVKRMGGQSRREVGHGNLAKRAIRAVLPSFEEFPYVLRVVGEVLESNGSSSMATVCAGTLALMDAGVPLRAPVAGVAMGLVIEDGRYRILTDILGLEDALGDMDFKVCGTAEGVTALQMDIKVGGITPAIMREALAQARDARLHILGKMAEVLPAPRPELSPTAPRIVSLKINPELIGKVIGPGGKQIRELEAMGAQITVEEDGSVRIFSADSAAAEAVRARIEGLTKTARVGEEYEGTVVKTAPFGAFVNLFPGQDGMLHISQMSEERIQAVEDVLNVGDKLRVKIVNVDDRGKIDLIRPELEGKIAPREPRAPRSGGDRDRGPRPPRRD
- a CDS encoding phosphotransferase enzyme family protein, whose amino-acid sequence is MSIPAAPFPAAYSTLSAQALAAWVEARYSCTGPVTCTLLRRGLNDTYRVTGLAGRDRAALRVYRSGWRSPGEVEWELGFLRHLAGAGCAVSGPLPQPGGACWEVLEAAEGPRVAALFGWVEGRWLEAVPEDAAAYGKAAARLHTAADPFRAEGRFALDLDHLLTQPLAVIRPLLAESPEVWQELEAAAHRTHAALTALAPRLEWGPCHGDLHEGNARLEADGTVRLFDFDCGGPGWRAYDLAVYGWSLFSNSGQTPEAAEEAWRAFLAAYQSLRPLGAADLQALPLFVTARAIWFMGLNAGRAHEYGTEVPDLGFFQYGLKFIRDWEAWPEA